From Mustela nigripes isolate SB6536 chromosome 13, MUSNIG.SB6536, whole genome shotgun sequence, one genomic window encodes:
- the SIVA1 gene encoding apoptosis regulatory protein Siva isoform X2, which translates to MPKRGCPFADAAPLQLKVRVGPRELSRGVCAEQHSRAIFEKTKQLLFRGAQAYMDHAWEESCAIVELPESPRPGPTEALRAARGQMLIGPDGRLTRSPAQAAEADLSGTVTRACSSCVRALDGTAVCGQCERALCGHCVRACCRCGAVACSLCALVEVSPHDCPL; encoded by the exons ATGCCCAAGCGGGGCTGTCCGTTCGCGGACGCGGCCCCGCTGCAGCTGAAGGTGCGCGTCGGCCCGAGGGAGCTGAGCCGCGGCGTCTGCGCCGAGCAGCACTCGCGGGCGATCTTCG AGAAAACCAAGCAGCTGCTGTTCCGCGGGGCTCAGGCCTACATGGACCACGCGTGGGAGGAGAGCTGTGCCATCGTCGAGCTGCCGGAGTCCCCGAGGCCGGGCCCCACAGAGGCCCTCCGGGCTGCACGGGGGCAGATGCTGATTGGACCCGACGGCCGGCTGACCAGGAGCCCAGCCCAGGCAGCTGAAGCTG ACCTGTCCGGGACCGTGACCAGAGCCTGCTCCTCCTGTGTGCGTGCGCTGGACGGGACGGCGGTGTGTGGCCAGTGTGAACGCGCCCTGTGCGGGCACTGTGTGCGCGCCTGCTGCCGCTGCGGGGCCGTGGCCTGCAGCCTGTGCGCCCTTGTGGA GGTCTCTCCTCATGACTGTCCCCTGTGA
- the SIVA1 gene encoding apoptosis regulatory protein Siva isoform X1, with the protein MPKRGCPFADAAPLQLKVRVGPRELSRGVCAEQHSRAIFEKTKQLLFRGAQAYMDHAWEESCAIVELPESPRPGPTEALRAARGQMLIGPDGRLTRSPAQAAEADLSGTVTRACSSCVRALDGTAVCGQCERALCGHCVRACCRCGAVACSLCALVDCGDVHETLLCAGCAMLEA; encoded by the exons ATGCCCAAGCGGGGCTGTCCGTTCGCGGACGCGGCCCCGCTGCAGCTGAAGGTGCGCGTCGGCCCGAGGGAGCTGAGCCGCGGCGTCTGCGCCGAGCAGCACTCGCGGGCGATCTTCG AGAAAACCAAGCAGCTGCTGTTCCGCGGGGCTCAGGCCTACATGGACCACGCGTGGGAGGAGAGCTGTGCCATCGTCGAGCTGCCGGAGTCCCCGAGGCCGGGCCCCACAGAGGCCCTCCGGGCTGCACGGGGGCAGATGCTGATTGGACCCGACGGCCGGCTGACCAGGAGCCCAGCCCAGGCAGCTGAAGCTG ACCTGTCCGGGACCGTGACCAGAGCCTGCTCCTCCTGTGTGCGTGCGCTGGACGGGACGGCGGTGTGTGGCCAGTGTGAACGCGCCCTGTGCGGGCACTGTGTGCGCGCCTGCTGCCGCTGCGGGGCCGTGGCCTGCAGCCTGTGCGCCCTTGTGGA CTGCGGAGACGTTCACGAGACGCTGCTGTGTGCCGGCTGCGCCATGCTTGAGGCCTGA